In a genomic window of Silurus meridionalis isolate SWU-2019-XX chromosome 27, ASM1480568v1, whole genome shotgun sequence:
- the barhl1a gene encoding barH-like homeobox 1a: MEVPTNGSSFGIDSLLSHRPPSPRVSTARTLTGDCRSPASSTRSEIDSDCSSPPSPRRDSEPGSPLVMSQPRTVTSSFLIRDILADCRPLAACAPYTNSADSARETEDYTDRLHSNSSSDSEYRAKDEPEREISSSRESPSSRLKKPRKARTAFTDHQLAQLERSFERQKYLSVQDRMELAASLNLTDTQVKTWYQNRRTKWKRQTAVGLELLAEAGNYSALQRMFPSPYFYPQSLVSGLDPAAGLYLYRGPTAVPPALQRPLVPRVLLQGGAETQLSPHLSTHMSPLSASLPRPTPQR; this comes from the exons ATGGAAGTGCCAACAAACGGCTCAAGTTTTGGGATCGATTCTTTGCTATCGCACAGACCGCCGAGTCCGCGAGTCTCCACAGCGCGCACTTTAACGGGAGACTGCCGCTCACCGGCGTCCAGCACGCGCTCAGAGATAGACAGTGACTGCTCTTCTCCACCGTCCCCAAGACGAGACTCTGAGCCCGGGTCTCCGTTAGTGATGTCTCAGCCGAGAACAGTGACCTCCTCTTTTTTAATCCGGGACATTCTGGCGGACTGCAGGCCGCTCGCCGCGTGCGCACCTTACACCAACAGCGCAGACTCAGCGCGCGAGACCGAGGACTACACCGACAGACTGCACAGCAACTCATCATCAGACAGTGAATACCGGG CTAAAGATGAACCCGAAAGGGAAATCTCCAGCAGCAGAGAGAGTCCGTCCTCACGCCTGAAGAAGCCCCGGAAAGCACGCACGGCCTTCACAGACCACCAGCTCGCGCAGCTCGAGCGCAGCTTTGAGCGTCAGAAGTATCTGAGCGTGCAGGACCGCATGGAGCTCGCGGCGTCTCTCAACCTCACAGACACGCAGGTCAAGACGTGGTATCAGAACCGCAG gACAAAGTGGAAGCGACAGACGGCAGTCGGTTTGGAGCTGCTTGCCGAAGCAGGAAACTATTCTGCTCTTCAGAGGATGTTCCCGTCGCCATATTTCTACCCACAGAGCCTGGTGTCTGGTCTGGACCCTGCAGCGGGACTGTATTTATACAGAGGACCCACAGCGGTACCTCCGGCACTGCAGAGGCCCCTCGTACCCAGAGTTCTGCTGCAGGGTGGAGCTGAGACCCAACTGTCCCCGCATCTGTCCACGCACATGTCCCCGCTCTCTGCCTCCTTACCGAGACCCACACCGCAGCGGTGA
- the cfap77 gene encoding cilia- and flagella-associated protein 77, translating to MVLSPESNKISDYCTSPGFATSSTRKLDMDSVHIGVFRDSMANNPLLLKPKIGKPISRGLTFPGPDFVYGIVTTRQDGGVAKALSSWHAPVQSFSHSAQCGKTERDFVALNREGVKCGLVTAKELQQYRATHDIRRPVATEVFKYAPVQIPEGITFGIPTRPSTPISALLEYRYRQRWLEEQLAKDRALLEHQNKKFQLTRNQDTRTTLLRKNRPLEEPPSTWKLPRFQQIGPALDTFRDSEARRKALAAHNMDSVARRGLLGQGTYNVD from the exons ATGGTTTTATCTCcagaaagtaataaaataagtgACTACTGCACGTCTCCCGGGTTTGCCACCAGCTCGACCAG GAAGTTGGATATGGACTCTGTACATATCGGAGTTTTCAGAGACTCAATGGCCAACAATCCTCTTTTATTAAAG CCTAAAATTGGGAAGCCTATATCTAGAGGACTGACCTTTCCAGGACCAGATTTTGTTTATGGTATAGTGACCACCCGCCAAGATGGTGGAGTAGCAAAGG CACTTTCCAGCTGGCACGCTCCTGTGCAGTCTTTCTCCCACTCTGCTCAGTGCGGGAAGACAGAGAGGGACTTTGTGGCATTGAATCGTGAAGGTGTAAAGTGCGGCCTGGTCACGGCCAAAGAGTTGCAGCAGTATCGTGCTACTCATGATATCAGGCGCCCAGTGGCTACCGAAGTCTTCAAGTATGCTCCAGTGCAAATACCAGAAGGCATCACATTTGGCATTCCTACACG GCCTTCCACTCCGATCTCAGCACTGTTGGAGTATAGGTATCGCCAGAGGTGGTTAGAGGAGCAACTGGCCAAAGACAGAGCACTGCTGGAGCACCAGAATAAGAAG TTTCAACTAACAAGGAATCAGGACACTCGAACCACCCTCCTCCGCAAGAATCGCCCTCTGGAGGAACCACCATCCACATGGAAACTGCCTCGCTTCCAGCAG ATTGGACCAGCTCTGGACACCTTTCGAGATTCTGAAGCACGAAGGAAGGCCTTGGCTGCACATAACATGGACTCAGTAGCCAGACGGGGGCTGCTGGGACAGGGCACTTACAATGTGGACTGA